GGTAAATTTAAATCTGTATTACCAATTAGAGAAACCGATGAAATACTTATGATCTCATCAAAAGGTAAAGCTATAAAAATCGGAGCGCAAGATATAAATTTACAGTCAAGAAACTCCACAGGGGTTATTGGTTTCAATCTTGAAGATGACGAATTAATAACAGCTGCAACACTAGAATGAAATAAAGGTGAATAAGAAATGTTAGACATTAATAAAATTGAAAATGATTTTGACAAGGTTTGTTCAGACTTAGGAAAAAGAAATAAAGATTTCAAAAATGAATTAAATGAAATTGTTGAATTGAATTTACAAAGAAAGAAAATTACTTTTGAAGTTGAAGAACTTAAATCTGAAAAGAATAAAATTTCAAAAGATATTGGAGTGTTAGCTAGAGAAAATAAAAAAGACGAAATTGAAAAATTGAAAAATGCAGTTTCAGAAATAAATATCAAAATTGAAAAGTTAGATTATGAGTTAAAAAACGTAAGTGATAATTTGAATTTAAAATTAAGTTACATCCCAAATATTCCAAATAAAAATATTCCTTTAGGGAAAGATGAAGAAGATAATGTGGAAGTAAAAAAATGAAATTCAGATAATTTAAAAAATGGCGGAGAAGCACATTGAGAAATTGCATCAAAATTGGGATTAGTTGATTTTGAACTTGGAGCAAAATTATCAGGATCTAGATTTGTTGTTTATACAAATAAAGGTGCAAAAATGATAAGAGCGCTTACAGATATTTTAATTAATAGACATACAAACAACGGTTATAAAGAAATGTGATTACCATTAATTGTTAATAAAGAGAATATGTATGGAACAGGGCAACTTCCAAAATTTGAAGAAGATGCTTATAAAGTCGATGATCAATATTTAATCCCCACTTCTGAAGTGCCTTTAACAAATACTGTTAGAGATAAAATTTTAGATAAGAGTGAACTTCCAATGTATTTAACCGCTTTCACACAATGTTTTAGAAAAGAAGCTGGAAGCGCAGGGAGAGATACAAAGGGTCTTATAAGACTACATCAATTTAATAAGGTTGAAATGGTAAAAATAACTGATAGTAAAACTTCATATGAAGAGTTGGATAAGATGTTATTGGATGCAGAGGATTGTTTACAACTATTTAATTTACCTTATAGAGTTGTTGAATTATGTGGAGGAGACATAGGGTTTTCTTCAGCTAAAACATATGATCTAGAAGTTTGATTTCCAAATCAAAATAAATTTAGAGAAATATCCTCATGTTCAAATTGTTTGGATTTTCAAGCTAAAAGAATTATGACAAGATATAAAAATGATGAAGGTAAAAATGAGTATGTTCACACACTAAATGGTTCTGGTTTAGCTATAGATAGATTGTTTGCCGCAATAATGGAGAACTATTATGATGGCGAAAAATTGATCCTTCCAGAAGTTTTAAAACAATACTTTGGAAACCAGGAATTTTTAAAATAATGTTTCACGTGAAACATTATTTTTTTTATAAATTGTTTCACGTGAAACAATTTATAAAAAGCAAAATTACTATAATTTTGCTTAAAAAATGTTATTATATAAATGTCATTGTAAGGGTGACGTTCGAATTTGGTCAGGACCGGAAGGTAGCAGCCATAAGAATCTAGTGCCTTGTACAGTGACTTTTTTTATTTTTTAGGAGAATTTACATGGACAAAATTTACTACACCCTTTTAAAAGAACTTAAGAAATGTAAAAAAAGTAAAGACGTTCCTGTTTCAGCTTTACTTATTAATCAAGAAAATAAAATAGTCGCAAAAGACTTTAATACAAGACAAAAAAAGTACAACTTTACAAATCATGCAGAAGTTGGTGTTATAAATAAGATTTATAAGAAATTCAGAACTAAAAATTTATCAGAATATATTTTAGTTACTTCTTTAAAACCTTGTTTAATGTGTTTGACAATAATAGAAGAGGCAAATATTAAAAAAGTTTTTTATTATTTGGATAATTTGAAATGTAATTATAAAAAATTAAAAACAGATATTTTATTTGAAAAATTT
This genomic interval from Spiroplasma monobiae MQ-1 contains the following:
- the serS gene encoding serine--tRNA ligase, whose translation is MLDINKIENDFDKVCSDLGKRNKDFKNELNEIVELNLQRKKITFEVEELKSEKNKISKDIGVLARENKKDEIEKLKNAVSEINIKIEKLDYELKNVSDNLNLKLSYIPNIPNKNIPLGKDEEDNVEVKKWNSDNLKNGGEAHWEIASKLGLVDFELGAKLSGSRFVVYTNKGAKMIRALTDILINRHTNNGYKEMWLPLIVNKENMYGTGQLPKFEEDAYKVDDQYLIPTSEVPLTNTVRDKILDKSELPMYLTAFTQCFRKEAGSAGRDTKGLIRLHQFNKVEMVKITDSKTSYEELDKMLLDAEDCLQLFNLPYRVVELCGGDIGFSSAKTYDLEVWFPNQNKFREISSCSNCLDFQAKRIMTRYKNDEGKNEYVHTLNGSGLAIDRLFAAIMENYYDGEKLILPEVLKQYFGNQEFLK
- a CDS encoding nucleoside deaminase — encoded protein: MDKIYYTLLKELKKCKKSKDVPVSALLINQENKIVAKDFNTRQKKYNFTNHAEVGVINKIYKKFRTKNLSEYILVTSLKPCLMCLTIIEEANIKKVFYYLDNLKCNYKKLKTDILFEKFGTINQQKEFNIQLKEFFLKLRK